The Nocardioides panzhihuensis genome has a segment encoding these proteins:
- a CDS encoding carboxylesterase/lipase family protein, with product MSIRILSLFAAIALAGATLLAPPSVASAPHDPGVVRVDTGWVRGQVAEDHVAFTSIPYAAPPVDERRWRAPSPPDRWSGVRKATSPSPLCPQPGDGEVIGTEDCLYLDVTVPRGSRPGTRLPVVVWLYGGGFTNGGTRAYGAARLATEGQVIVVAPNYRLGALGFLSSPALDSTGGNYGLSDQQAALRWVQRNASRFGGDPHNVTLAGQSAGARAVCAQLASPRARQLFDRAILQSGACDTELPGRTQAERWAAQATSDLGCASAADVAGCLRGLPAAELVGALRGVGFEKVTARVKDRPWGPVAGTSVLPRQPGDAVLEGTAASVPLLIGGTRDEMRSFVAGYTPDLTEDGYEAALTDAFGDRADEVLAEYPVSGYASPPLALATVLGDWGGSIGTCPALRTADGASAHQPVYAYEFTEATDTPYNGVPLGSFHGLDLPYLWDLSLDQNPYPDLTREQEQLSATMIDYWAAFARTGDPNGPGRPHWPEYAPGSTVVELSTTGIAPTPSAGDHHCDFWAGLPR from the coding sequence ATGTCTATTCGCATCCTGTCACTGTTCGCCGCCATCGCTCTTGCCGGGGCGACTCTCCTCGCCCCACCGTCGGTTGCTTCGGCCCCGCACGATCCTGGTGTCGTCCGAGTCGATACCGGCTGGGTGCGGGGCCAGGTCGCCGAGGACCATGTCGCATTCACCTCCATCCCGTACGCCGCGCCGCCAGTGGACGAGCGGCGCTGGCGGGCACCGTCACCGCCTGACCGCTGGTCCGGCGTGCGCAAGGCAACGTCCCCGAGCCCGCTGTGTCCGCAGCCAGGCGACGGGGAGGTCATCGGGACCGAGGACTGCCTCTATCTCGACGTCACCGTGCCCCGCGGCAGCCGACCCGGCACCCGCCTGCCGGTCGTGGTGTGGCTGTACGGCGGTGGGTTCACCAACGGCGGGACTCGGGCGTACGGTGCCGCTCGGCTGGCCACGGAGGGCCAGGTGATCGTGGTCGCCCCGAACTATCGGCTAGGAGCGCTGGGGTTCCTCTCATCCCCAGCGCTCGACTCGACCGGAGGAAACTACGGTCTGTCGGATCAGCAAGCGGCGCTGCGGTGGGTGCAGCGAAACGCCTCCCGCTTCGGCGGCGACCCGCACAACGTCACGCTGGCCGGGCAGTCCGCGGGTGCTCGTGCGGTGTGTGCCCAGCTGGCTTCGCCACGGGCGCGGCAGCTGTTCGATCGGGCGATCTTGCAGAGCGGAGCCTGCGACACCGAGCTGCCCGGCCGGACGCAGGCCGAGCGATGGGCGGCACAGGCGACCTCCGATCTCGGTTGCGCCTCGGCTGCCGACGTCGCCGGTTGCCTCCGCGGACTTCCTGCGGCGGAGCTGGTCGGCGCTTTGCGCGGGGTCGGGTTCGAGAAGGTGACCGCCCGGGTCAAGGATCGTCCCTGGGGCCCGGTGGCCGGCACCAGTGTGCTGCCGCGGCAGCCGGGCGATGCCGTCCTCGAGGGCACCGCCGCGAGCGTGCCCCTGCTGATCGGCGGCACCCGCGACGAGATGCGCTCCTTCGTCGCTGGTTACACGCCCGATCTCACCGAAGACGGCTACGAGGCGGCGTTGACCGATGCGTTCGGTGATCGCGCGGACGAGGTTCTCGCCGAGTATCCGGTCTCTGGCTACGCCAGCCCGCCGCTGGCGTTGGCGACCGTTCTCGGCGACTGGGGTGGTTCGATCGGCACCTGCCCGGCGCTGCGTACCGCCGATGGCGCGTCCGCCCATCAGCCGGTGTACGCCTACGAGTTCACAGAGGCGACCGACACCCCCTACAACGGGGTGCCGTTGGGGAGCTTCCACGGTCTCGACCTGCCCTACCTGTGGGACCTGAGCCTGGACCAGAACCCCTACCCTGACCTCACCCGTGAACAGGAGCAGCTGTCGGCAACGATGATCGACTACTGGGCGGCGTTCGCCCGCACCGGCGATCCCAACGGGCCGGGACGACCGCACTGGCCCGAGTACGCGCCAGGCAGCACCGTGGTCGAGCTCTCCACCACCGGCATCGCCCCGACACCCTCCGCCGGCGATCACCACTGCGACTTCTGGGCGGGCTTGCCACGCTGA
- a CDS encoding GlxA family transcriptional regulator, whose translation MRIVVHAFDGITMFHLATPLMVFGEVGRLGLADGWDPVVWTEDGRGVRTAEGLRVDDVAGPDVVEGAELVVLPSWPSDLPPADAALSGRIRAAQARGSRVAGLCLGAFPVVDSGILDGRDVVTHWGAVDDLARRRPAVTVTPAALYRDHGDVLTSAGTASAIDACLSIVRSHLGSAAAATVARHLVVAPHRDGDQAQYVARPIPEAGGVGDLGPTIDWALAHLDAHLFVDDLADRAGMSRRNFTRRFTEVTGTTPARWVLTRRLDEARRLLETTTWSISHIADACGFSSVVTFRQNFAAAFSTTPTSYRRRFAPPGTQA comes from the coding sequence ATGCGCATCGTCGTACACGCCTTCGACGGCATCACCATGTTCCATCTCGCCACACCATTGATGGTCTTCGGCGAGGTCGGCCGCCTGGGCCTGGCCGACGGCTGGGACCCGGTCGTGTGGACCGAGGACGGGCGCGGCGTACGAACTGCCGAGGGGCTGCGAGTCGATGACGTCGCGGGCCCTGATGTCGTCGAGGGCGCGGAGCTGGTGGTCCTGCCGTCGTGGCCGAGCGATCTCCCGCCGGCCGACGCTGCCCTGAGCGGCAGGATCCGTGCCGCGCAGGCACGAGGCAGTCGCGTCGCGGGCCTGTGCCTCGGCGCGTTCCCGGTCGTGGACAGCGGGATCCTCGATGGCAGAGACGTTGTCACCCACTGGGGCGCGGTCGACGACCTTGCCCGCCGACGCCCGGCCGTGACCGTCACCCCGGCAGCGCTCTACCGCGACCACGGCGACGTCCTCACCTCAGCGGGCACGGCGTCTGCGATCGACGCCTGCCTGTCGATCGTGCGCTCTCACCTCGGTTCGGCCGCGGCAGCCACCGTCGCACGCCACCTCGTCGTCGCACCCCATCGCGACGGCGACCAGGCCCAGTATGTGGCCCGCCCCATCCCCGAAGCCGGCGGTGTCGGAGACCTCGGACCAACCATCGACTGGGCTCTGGCGCACCTCGACGCGCACCTCTTCGTCGACGACCTGGCGGACCGCGCCGGGATGAGCCGGCGCAACTTCACCCGACGATTCACAGAGGTCACCGGGACCACTCCCGCGCGGTGGGTCCTGACCCGCCGCCTCGACGAAGCGCGCCGCCTGCTCGAGACGACGACCTGGTCGATCAGCCACATCGCCGACGCGTGCGGCTTCAGCAGCGTCGTGACCTTCCGACAGAACTTCGCCGCGGCCTTCTCGACGACGCCGACCTCCTACCGCCGGAGGTTCGCGCCTCCAGGAACCCAGGCGTGA
- a CDS encoding SRPBCC domain-containing protein, which translates to MENTQNPQAVIDADTFSVRRTIHINAPREKVWRTVTEPELISQWFGQITLTGTGAGALGTIGWPGERRVPIRVDTFNPPSEVSYRWCNEEGPLPETVDEQRSTVFSFTLEATPGGTRLTVIETGFEHTSDPAGLMADHRGGWDAELDKLVALVEHSS; encoded by the coding sequence ATGGAGAACACACAGAACCCGCAGGCCGTGATCGACGCCGACACCTTCAGCGTACGCCGCACGATCCACATCAACGCACCCCGGGAGAAGGTCTGGCGCACCGTCACCGAGCCCGAGCTGATCTCGCAGTGGTTCGGTCAGATCACCCTCACCGGGACCGGCGCGGGCGCCCTCGGCACGATCGGCTGGCCAGGTGAGCGCCGGGTGCCGATCCGGGTCGACACCTTCAACCCTCCGTCGGAGGTGTCCTACCGCTGGTGCAACGAGGAAGGCCCGCTGCCGGAGACGGTGGACGAGCAGCGTTCGACGGTCTTCAGCTTCACCCTCGAGGCCACCCCTGGCGGCACTCGGCTCACCGTCATCGAGACGGGCTTCGAGCACACCAGCGACCCGGCAGGGCTCATGGCAGACCACCGGGGCGGCTGGGACGCCGAGCTCGACAAGCTCGTCGCGCTGGTCGAGCACAGCTCATGA
- a CDS encoding ArsR/SmtB family transcription factor: MSTGHLVDQAMVGMCSALGDETRWSILTVLGEGDASASALARRLPVTRQAIAKHLNVLHEAGLVETVQAGREVQYRVIGTQLSATARRLDAIGSEWDRRLAAIKQIAEDL, encoded by the coding sequence ATGAGCACCGGCCATCTCGTCGACCAGGCCATGGTCGGCATGTGCAGTGCACTCGGCGACGAGACCCGATGGAGCATCCTCACCGTCCTCGGCGAGGGCGACGCCTCGGCGTCGGCCCTCGCTCGGCGGCTGCCCGTCACCCGTCAAGCCATCGCCAAGCACCTCAACGTCCTGCACGAGGCCGGCCTCGTGGAGACCGTCCAAGCCGGGCGCGAGGTGCAGTACCGGGTCATCGGCACGCAGCTCAGCGCCACGGCTCGCCGTCTCGACGCGATCGGCAGCGAATGGGACCGTCGTCTCGCCGCCATCAAGCAGATCGCCGAAGACCTCTGA
- a CDS encoding endonuclease/exonuclease/phosphatase family protein, giving the protein MLKRLLSALLLLISLFLAAPAPASADGGEGARVVDVMTFNIHHAQGTDGVLDLQRIADVIEASGADVVGLQEVDRHYSARSGWVDQPAALAELLGWHSAYGANLDSPPPAGQTERSQYGTAVLSRYPIVASENTRLHNADGKEQRGLLHATIDVRGQRLDFYSTHLEHSSQAIRSRQTAEIVDLVDKDPAVVVGDFNAYPDAPEIATLTTAFDDAWEVAGHGDGHTYPAEAPRGRIDNLYVTDRVRPVTAEVVLTDPVASDHLPVVSRVVIGPKG; this is encoded by the coding sequence ATGTTGAAACGCCTGTTGTCCGCACTGCTGCTTCTGATCTCCCTGTTTCTGGCGGCCCCTGCGCCGGCCTCGGCCGACGGCGGGGAGGGGGCACGGGTCGTCGACGTGATGACGTTCAACATCCACCACGCCCAGGGCACCGACGGCGTGCTCGACCTCCAGCGGATCGCGGACGTCATCGAGGCCAGCGGGGCCGACGTGGTCGGGCTGCAGGAGGTCGACCGGCACTACTCCGCACGCAGCGGCTGGGTCGACCAGCCGGCGGCGCTTGCGGAGCTGTTGGGTTGGCACTCGGCGTACGGTGCGAACCTCGACTCCCCGCCGCCTGCCGGTCAGACCGAACGCAGCCAGTACGGGACCGCCGTGCTCTCGCGCTACCCGATCGTGGCGAGCGAGAACACCCGTCTCCACAACGCAGACGGCAAGGAGCAGCGCGGCCTTCTCCACGCGACCATCGACGTACGCGGCCAGCGGCTCGACTTCTACTCGACCCACCTCGAGCACAGCTCGCAGGCCATCCGGAGTCGTCAGACCGCCGAGATCGTCGACCTCGTCGACAAGGACCCGGCGGTCGTGGTCGGCGACTTCAACGCCTACCCGGACGCTCCCGAGATCGCCACGCTGACCACGGCGTTCGACGACGCGTGGGAGGTCGCCGGGCACGGGGACGGTCACACCTACCCCGCCGAGGCTCCGCGCGGCCGCATCGACAACCTCTACGTCACCGATCGCGTGCGCCCGGTCACCGCCGAGGTCGTCCTGACCGATCCCGTCGCCTCCGACCACCTGC
- a CDS encoding MFS transporter translates to MSGQEAVEPGHRRVLIALVAIGMTTFVQLYYPQALIPAISRDFTVDASHAALTVSAATIGLAVAALGWSWVADRIGQAPAMTIAVVTAAVIGLVVPFAPSFPALVLLRVGQGVALGGTPALALAYLNQQVSRGAALSAGATYISGTVLGGVAGRLIAAPIADVSDWRVAALVAGSVSALCAVVAVTALPRERRGPATPRSRPTSMRSGMLANLTNPGQLALYAQAFLLMGAQVAVFNYLGYRLELEPFDLPPSLTAVIFLAGLAGAVSARLAATLAGRFGRRRVLLASSLTMVAGAALTIPDRLTSVLIGLLLFTTAYFCAHSIASGWVGPMATSGIAQATSLYTLFYYAGSSLFGWLGGLAFAAGWTGTASMVIVIVLLAFTAALTLLPHPAVEPGVHTPSKTYAAPSSPR, encoded by the coding sequence GTGAGCGGACAGGAAGCGGTCGAGCCGGGGCATCGACGGGTGCTGATCGCGCTCGTCGCGATCGGGATGACGACGTTCGTGCAGCTCTACTACCCGCAGGCGCTGATTCCCGCGATCAGCCGCGACTTCACGGTCGACGCCTCGCACGCCGCACTCACCGTCTCCGCGGCGACGATCGGGTTGGCCGTCGCCGCGCTCGGCTGGTCCTGGGTCGCCGACCGGATCGGCCAGGCCCCGGCGATGACGATCGCCGTCGTCACCGCGGCGGTCATCGGACTGGTGGTCCCGTTCGCGCCCTCGTTCCCCGCACTCGTCCTGCTCCGTGTCGGGCAGGGCGTCGCCCTGGGCGGCACCCCGGCGCTCGCCCTCGCCTACTTGAACCAGCAGGTCAGCCGAGGCGCCGCCCTGTCCGCCGGGGCGACGTACATCTCCGGAACCGTCCTCGGCGGCGTGGCGGGACGGCTCATCGCCGCGCCGATCGCCGACGTCAGCGACTGGCGCGTCGCCGCACTGGTGGCCGGGAGCGTGAGCGCGCTCTGCGCCGTCGTCGCGGTCACCGCCCTCCCGCGCGAGCGCCGCGGCCCGGCGACGCCCCGGTCCCGACCGACGAGCATGCGATCGGGGATGCTCGCCAATCTCACCAACCCTGGCCAGCTGGCGCTCTACGCGCAGGCGTTCCTGCTGATGGGAGCGCAGGTGGCCGTCTTCAACTACCTCGGCTACCGACTCGAGCTGGAGCCGTTCGACCTGCCACCGTCGCTGACCGCCGTGATCTTCCTCGCAGGGCTAGCCGGCGCGGTCTCGGCCCGGTTGGCGGCCACGCTCGCCGGCCGCTTCGGCCGCAGACGCGTACTCCTGGCCTCATCGCTGACGATGGTCGCGGGCGCCGCGCTGACGATCCCCGACCGGCTGACCTCGGTGCTGATCGGACTGCTTCTGTTCACCACGGCCTACTTCTGCGCACACTCGATCGCCTCGGGCTGGGTGGGACCGATGGCGACCAGCGGAATCGCGCAGGCCACCTCGCTCTACACGCTGTTCTACTACGCGGGGTCCAGCCTCTTCGGCTGGCTCGGCGGCCTCGCCTTCGCCGCCGGCTGGACGGGAACCGCGAGCATGGTCATCGTGATCGTCCTGCTCGCGTTCACGGCCGCCCTCACGCTCCTCCCCCATCCTGCCGTCGAGCCCGGGGTGCACACCCCGTCCAAGACGTACGCAGCCCCTAGCTCTCCCCGGTGA
- a CDS encoding MFS transporter gives MDRTAALRNRRFLVVIGGEGLSMTGDAAFAISLAWLVLEATGSPAALTGVLLAQTIPRGALLLIGGSVTDRLTPRTVMIACHVLRAAGAAVVCALVVAGTWELWHLYALAVVMGAAGAFFTPAADSVLPQLLSPVHYARGNAIQSITEQVSFLIGPLAGGVLTTAYGAGIAIGANAVTFGVAAITCLAIPSLAIPSLAIPSLAIPSLAIPSLAIPSRHGTSAAPAGLGRHVVEGLRYAWRTHSMRVVLLVVSAATLSYSGLFAIGLPVLARSMGETALGLSVLVSSWGAGQLIGALAAAITGLPRRWGWLIITMTLAEGAVFILLGQVSGIWWAAALLLPLGVGVAYSSDVALPTFIQTTTPRHLLARANSILALSRAVFEPLSIAMLGLVLQRSVPWGFAAAALPVLLAGMILVASSRARALSTGTW, from the coding sequence ATGGATAGAACCGCAGCGCTGCGCAATCGCCGGTTCCTCGTCGTCATCGGCGGCGAGGGGCTGTCGATGACCGGGGATGCGGCATTCGCGATCTCGCTGGCGTGGCTGGTGCTCGAGGCGACCGGATCGCCAGCCGCTCTCACCGGCGTGCTCCTGGCACAGACGATCCCCAGGGGCGCGCTGCTGCTGATCGGTGGCTCGGTCACCGACCGGCTCACTCCACGCACGGTCATGATCGCCTGCCACGTCCTGCGCGCGGCGGGCGCAGCCGTCGTCTGTGCGCTCGTGGTCGCCGGGACCTGGGAGCTGTGGCACCTGTACGCGCTCGCCGTGGTCATGGGAGCCGCGGGGGCGTTCTTCACGCCGGCCGCGGACTCCGTCCTACCGCAGCTGCTCTCCCCAGTCCACTACGCCCGCGGCAACGCGATCCAGAGCATCACCGAGCAGGTGTCCTTCCTGATCGGCCCGCTCGCTGGGGGTGTCCTGACCACGGCGTACGGCGCGGGAATCGCCATCGGAGCGAACGCCGTGACCTTCGGCGTCGCGGCCATCACCTGCCTGGCCATCCCCTCCCTGGCCATCCCCTCCCTGGCCATCCCCTCCCTGGCCATCCCCTCCCTGGCCATCCCCTCCCTGGCCATACCCTCCCGGCACGGCACGTCCGCCGCACCTGCCGGTCTGGGCAGGCACGTCGTCGAAGGATTGCGGTACGCGTGGCGGACGCACAGCATGCGGGTCGTGCTCCTCGTGGTCTCAGCGGCGACGCTGAGCTACTCCGGACTGTTCGCGATCGGACTTCCCGTCTTGGCGCGATCCATGGGCGAGACCGCGCTCGGGTTATCCGTCTTGGTCTCCTCCTGGGGCGCCGGCCAGCTGATCGGAGCGCTCGCCGCCGCCATCACCGGACTCCCCAGACGATGGGGATGGCTGATCATCACGATGACCCTCGCCGAAGGCGCCGTTTTCATCCTTCTGGGCCAGGTCAGCGGGATCTGGTGGGCCGCCGCGTTGTTGTTGCCGCTCGGGGTGGGCGTCGCGTACAGCTCCGACGTCGCCCTGCCGACCTTCATCCAGACCACGACCCCACGTCATCTGCTGGCCAGGGCCAACTCCATCCTCGCGCTCTCCCGGGCGGTCTTCGAGCCGCTGTCGATCGCCATGCTCGGACTCGTCCTGCAGCGTTCGGTGCCCTGGGGTTTCGCGGCCGCTGCCCTCCCCGTGCTCCTCGCCGGGATGATCCTCGTCGCGAGCTCCCGAGCACGCGCCCTGTCCACCGGCACATGGTGA
- a CDS encoding LysR family transcriptional regulator, with the protein MSDVDATARNVLPMLPALAALAETGQTLAAADLLQMPQPTVSRMLGRLGRELGVDVVERHGRGLRLTRAGEALAPHAAAAVAAATAGIEAVQAQESGARGRIALAFQSTLGERVVPALVKAFLQEHPGASVDLIQTSRPRCLAALADGTAEIALISPLEEASGMRQWRLHTEPLVLVVPTGHRLSTRARVSFEEAAEETFICMKRGYGMRTLLEDLAQASGVTPTIGFEGDDLATLRGLVSAGLGVSLAPRDPHGATGCVEVPLTNPEAVRHIGACWLDRRPSTLAGAFQELLRRRGRRLTEIGLRPLGG; encoded by the coding sequence ATGTCGGATGTGGATGCCACCGCCCGAAACGTCCTGCCGATGCTCCCGGCTCTCGCTGCACTGGCAGAGACGGGACAGACGCTCGCTGCCGCCGACCTGCTGCAGATGCCCCAGCCCACGGTGAGCCGCATGCTCGGCCGCCTCGGCAGAGAGCTCGGCGTCGACGTGGTCGAGCGCCACGGTCGAGGGCTGCGGCTCACTCGGGCCGGCGAGGCGCTCGCCCCGCACGCGGCGGCGGCGGTCGCTGCGGCCACGGCAGGCATCGAGGCGGTGCAGGCCCAGGAGTCCGGCGCTCGCGGGCGGATCGCCCTCGCGTTCCAGAGCACGCTCGGCGAGAGGGTCGTGCCGGCGCTGGTCAAGGCGTTCCTCCAGGAGCATCCAGGTGCTTCCGTCGACCTGATCCAGACCTCGCGTCCGCGGTGCCTGGCGGCTCTCGCCGATGGCACGGCCGAGATCGCACTGATCTCGCCGCTCGAAGAGGCATCCGGCATGCGCCAGTGGCGGCTGCACACCGAGCCCCTGGTCTTGGTCGTGCCGACCGGCCACCGCCTGTCGACACGCGCCCGGGTGAGCTTCGAGGAGGCCGCCGAGGAGACGTTCATCTGCATGAAGCGCGGTTATGGGATGCGTACGCTGCTCGAGGATCTCGCCCAGGCCAGCGGCGTCACGCCGACCATCGGGTTCGAGGGCGACGACCTCGCCACCCTCCGCGGGCTCGTCTCGGCCGGCCTCGGCGTGAGCCTGGCGCCTCGCGACCCGCACGGCGCCACCGGCTGTGTCGAGGTGCCGCTGACGAACCCGGAGGCGGTGCGGCACATCGGTGCCTGCTGGCTCGATCGCCGGCCGTCGACCCTCGCGGGCGCCTTCCAGGAGCTGCTCCGGCGGCGGGGGCGACGACTGACCGAGATCGGTCTGCGGCCCCTGGGCGGATGA
- a CDS encoding MFS transporter yields MTIALGALFAGTLVMGCAEMLVMGMLDLMAADLSVPVSAVGVLVSANALGIAVGGPLLTFLTTRLDRRPVLLAALVVFIGLNLLPALGAGLEAFIAARVVIGGVEGLFIAAAITTATSIVPPERAGRAMAVVISGFAVSGAVGMPLGRLLGEAVGWRASFLAVVLAGTAVLLISWLVLPRVAAEGDVGMLGQLRLAFAPRVLAVLAVGVLLFAGVSAALTYLVPFLDGVAGVSGPWIGLCLMGYGIAAAAGSFAGGGFADTGAARALTIGTIGVSASLVAMILWGSNPVVAVLAVLGLGMCAAGITTPWQHRVEHLAGPGAILAASLPASAGNLGDAIGAFAGGHAIDTGSVQTAILTAAVLATIAIAAAIASRSLRPAPIPTTEPALTPKPAAVH; encoded by the coding sequence GTGACGATCGCCCTCGGCGCGTTGTTCGCAGGAACGCTGGTGATGGGGTGCGCCGAGATGCTCGTGATGGGCATGCTCGACCTGATGGCCGCGGACCTATCCGTTCCGGTCTCAGCCGTGGGCGTGCTGGTGTCGGCGAATGCACTCGGGATCGCTGTCGGCGGACCGCTGCTGACGTTCCTGACCACCCGACTCGACCGGCGGCCGGTGCTGCTGGCCGCGCTCGTGGTGTTCATCGGGCTCAACCTGCTGCCCGCGCTCGGCGCCGGTCTGGAGGCCTTCATCGCCGCTCGGGTCGTGATCGGCGGCGTGGAAGGGCTGTTCATCGCAGCTGCCATCACCACGGCGACCTCGATCGTGCCACCTGAACGAGCCGGCCGGGCGATGGCGGTCGTGATCTCCGGGTTCGCCGTCTCCGGCGCGGTGGGGATGCCACTGGGCCGCCTCCTCGGCGAAGCCGTCGGCTGGCGCGCGTCTTTCCTCGCCGTCGTCCTGGCGGGGACCGCCGTGCTCCTGATCTCGTGGCTGGTACTGCCCCGAGTGGCGGCCGAGGGCGACGTCGGGATGCTCGGCCAGCTACGGCTCGCGTTCGCCCCGCGCGTGCTTGCGGTGCTCGCGGTCGGCGTGCTGCTGTTCGCGGGCGTCTCAGCGGCGCTGACCTATCTCGTCCCGTTCCTGGACGGCGTCGCCGGCGTCTCGGGGCCGTGGATCGGGTTATGCCTGATGGGCTACGGCATCGCCGCCGCAGCTGGATCGTTCGCCGGTGGCGGGTTCGCCGACACCGGCGCCGCGCGCGCCCTGACCATCGGCACCATCGGCGTATCGGCCTCGCTCGTCGCGATGATCCTCTGGGGATCGAACCCCGTCGTCGCCGTCCTCGCGGTGCTCGGCCTCGGCATGTGCGCCGCAGGCATCACCACCCCGTGGCAGCACCGCGTCGAACACCTCGCCGGCCCCGGCGCGATCCTCGCGGCCTCGCTGCCCGCCTCCGCCGGGAACCTCGGCGATGCCATCGGCGCCTTCGCCGGAGGACACGCGATCGACACCGGCAGCGTCCAAACAGCGATCCTCACCGCTGCGGTCCTCGCCACCATCGCCATCGCCGCCGCGATCGCCAGCCGCTCCCTGCGGCCCGCACCCATACCCACGACCGAACCGGCGCTGACGCCGAAACCTGCCGCCGTCCATTGA
- a CDS encoding isochorismatase family protein: MTTPRRALIVVDVQQEYFDGILQIQSPSREQALANVLTALDVAERQDLPVVVVQHELPEGAPVFAVGSPSWTLHPEIEARLKPSWKRVTKDKSSVFAGTDVAAWLADQGVDTITIAGFMTNNCDIATAVGAEELGLAAEILSDATGAIHLANEAGKVSADQLHQTLLVLLHSNFAAVASTEDWAGAVAAGTALPKSDLGTSAVQGRSAFAG, from the coding sequence GTGACCACGCCCCGCCGCGCCCTGATCGTCGTCGACGTCCAGCAGGAGTACTTCGACGGGATCCTGCAGATCCAGTCCCCGTCCCGCGAGCAGGCGCTCGCCAACGTCCTGACCGCACTCGATGTCGCCGAGCGCCAGGACCTGCCCGTGGTCGTCGTCCAGCACGAGCTGCCGGAAGGCGCTCCGGTCTTCGCCGTCGGTAGCCCCAGCTGGACCCTGCACCCGGAGATCGAGGCGCGCCTGAAGCCCTCCTGGAAGCGCGTGACCAAGGACAAGAGCAGCGTCTTCGCCGGCACCGACGTCGCCGCGTGGCTGGCCGATCAGGGGGTTGACACCATCACGATCGCCGGCTTCATGACCAACAACTGCGACATCGCCACTGCGGTCGGTGCCGAGGAGCTCGGCCTGGCCGCGGAGATCCTCTCCGACGCGACGGGTGCCATCCACCTGGCCAACGAGGCCGGCAAGGTCTCCGCCGACCAGCTGCACCAGACCCTGCTCGTGCTCCTGCACTCCAACTTCGCGGCCGTCGCCAGCACCGAGGATTGGGCAGGGGCGGTCGCCGCCGGGACGGCGCTGCCCAAGAGCGACCTCGGTACCTCCGCCGTGCAAGGCCGCTCGGCATTCGCGGGTTGA